A single genomic interval of Streptomyces sp. BA2 harbors:
- a CDS encoding CGNR zinc finger domain-containing protein has product MALGMDPATYELRFDSGRSCLDLVATNHPVERLDTVDRLRAWLAGAGLIPDRTALPGAGPVWLVAFHELRCNTGQLVLAELEGRPADAALARVNALAAPAPPAPRAVRRPDGSLARALDGDPGCAALLAAVARDAVDLLTDPAARALLRQCEGDNCPIVYLDTSRGRRRRWCSSEVCGNRERVARHRRRAALARA; this is encoded by the coding sequence ATGGCACTGGGCATGGACCCGGCCACGTACGAGCTGCGATTCGACTCCGGGCGGAGCTGTCTGGACCTCGTGGCGACGAACCATCCCGTGGAACGGCTCGACACCGTGGACCGGCTGCGCGCCTGGCTCGCGGGCGCCGGGCTCATCCCGGATCGCACGGCCCTGCCGGGGGCGGGCCCCGTCTGGCTCGTCGCCTTCCACGAACTGCGCTGCAACACCGGTCAGTTGGTGCTCGCCGAACTCGAAGGGCGGCCCGCCGACGCCGCGTTGGCCAGGGTCAACGCCCTCGCCGCGCCCGCGCCGCCGGCCCCGCGCGCCGTCCGGCGCCCCGACGGCAGCCTCGCCCGCGCCCTGGACGGCGATCCCGGCTGCGCGGCCCTGCTCGCCGCCGTCGCCCGAGACGCCGTCGACCTGCTCACCGACCCTGCCGCGCGCGCCCTGCTGCGCCAGTGCGAGGGCGACAACTGCCCCATCGTGTACCTGGACACGTCACGCGGGCGCCGCCGCCGCTGGTGCTCCAGTGAGGTGTGCGGCAACCGTGAGCGGGTGGCCAGACACCGGCGGCGGGCGGCGCTCGCGCGGGCCTGA